The following proteins are co-located in the Bradyrhizobium sp. AZCC 2176 genome:
- the rplB gene encoding 50S ribosomal protein L2, with the protein MALKTYNPTTPGQRQLVMVDRSALYKGKPVKALTEGKLGNGGRNNTGRITVRFRGGGHKKAYRIVDFKRNKVDMPAVVERLEYDPNRTAFIALIKYQDGEQAYILAPQRLAAGDTVVAGNYVDVKPGNVMPLGNMPVGTIVHNIEMKIGKGGQIARSAGTYAQIVGRDQDYVILRLNSGEQRLVHGRCRGTIGAVSNPDHMNISIGKAGRTRWLGWRPHNRGVVMNPIDHPHGGGEGRTSGGRHPVTPWGKPTKGKKTRSNKSTNRFILLSRHKRKK; encoded by the coding sequence GGGCCAGCGCCAGCTGGTGATGGTCGACCGTTCGGCCCTCTACAAGGGCAAGCCGGTGAAGGCGCTGACCGAGGGCAAGCTCGGTAACGGCGGCCGCAACAACACCGGCCGCATCACGGTGCGCTTCCGCGGCGGCGGCCACAAGAAGGCCTACCGCATCGTGGACTTCAAGCGGAACAAGGTCGACATGCCCGCCGTCGTCGAGCGGCTGGAATATGATCCGAACCGCACCGCGTTCATCGCGCTGATCAAGTATCAGGACGGCGAGCAGGCCTACATCCTGGCGCCGCAACGGCTGGCCGCGGGCGACACGGTGGTTGCCGGCAATTATGTCGACGTCAAGCCCGGCAACGTCATGCCGCTCGGCAACATGCCGGTCGGCACCATCGTCCATAACATCGAGATGAAGATCGGGAAGGGTGGCCAGATCGCGCGTTCGGCCGGCACCTACGCCCAGATCGTCGGCCGCGACCAGGATTACGTCATCCTGCGCCTGAATTCGGGCGAGCAGCGCCTGGTGCACGGCCGTTGCCGCGGCACCATCGGTGCGGTGTCGAACCCCGACCACATGAACATCTCGATCGGCAAGGCCGGCCGCACCCGCTGGCTCGGCTGGCGCCCGCATAACCGCGGCGTCGTCATGAACCCGATCGACCATCCGCACGGCGGCGGCGAAGGCCGCACCTCGGGCGGCCGCCACCCGGTTACCCCGTGGGGCAAGCCGACCAAGGGCAAGAAGACGCGGTCGAACAAGTCGACCAATCGATTCATCCTCCTAAGCCGCCATAAGCGGAAGAAGTAA
- the rpsC gene encoding 30S ribosomal protein S3: MGQKINPIGLRLGINRTWDSRWFAGKNEYGKLLHEDVKIREILHKELKQAAVARIVIERPHKKCRVTIHSARPGVVIGKKGADIDKLRKRVADITASDVVINIVEIRKPELDATLVAESIAQQLERRVAFRRAMKRAVQSAMRLGAEGIRINCSGRLGGAEIARMEWYREGRVPLHTLRADVDYGVATAFTTFGTCGVKVWIFKGEILEHDPMAQDKKMAEGDTARPRRDAAA, encoded by the coding sequence ATGGGTCAAAAGATCAATCCAATCGGACTGCGTCTCGGTATCAACCGCACGTGGGATTCGCGTTGGTTCGCCGGCAAGAACGAGTACGGCAAGCTGCTGCACGAAGACGTCAAGATCCGCGAGATCCTGCACAAGGAGCTCAAGCAGGCCGCTGTTGCCCGCATCGTGATCGAGCGTCCGCACAAGAAGTGCCGCGTGACGATCCATTCGGCGCGTCCGGGCGTCGTGATCGGCAAGAAGGGCGCCGACATCGACAAGCTGCGCAAGCGCGTTGCCGACATCACGGCTTCCGACGTCGTCATCAACATCGTCGAAATCCGCAAGCCCGAACTCGACGCCACCCTGGTCGCCGAATCGATCGCCCAGCAGCTCGAGCGCCGCGTCGCGTTCCGCCGCGCCATGAAGCGGGCGGTGCAGTCGGCGATGCGCCTCGGCGCCGAGGGTATTCGCATCAACTGCTCGGGCCGTCTCGGCGGCGCCGAAATCGCGCGCATGGAATGGTACCGTGAAGGCCGCGTGCCGCTGCACACGCTGCGCGCCGACGTCGATTACGGCGTGGCGACCGCGTTCACCACGTTCGGCACCTGCGGCGTCAAGGTCTGGATCTTCAAGGGCGAGATCCTCGAGCACGATCCGATGGCCCAGGACAAGAAGATGGCCGAAGGCGACACCGCACGTCCGCGCCGCGACGCCGCTGCGTGA
- the rpsQ gene encoding 30S ribosomal protein S17: MPKRTLQGVVVSDKQAKTVVVRVDRRFTHPIYKKTIRRSKNYHAHDENSEFKPGDMVWIEESKPISKLKRWTVVRGEQKKTA, translated from the coding sequence ATGCCGAAACGTACCCTTCAGGGCGTGGTCGTGAGCGACAAGCAAGCCAAGACGGTGGTGGTGCGCGTCGATCGCCGCTTCACCCATCCGATCTACAAGAAGACGATCCGCCGCTCCAAGAACTACCACGCGCACGACGAGAACAGCGAGTTTAAGCCGGGCGATATGGTCTGGATCGAGGAGAGCAAGCCGATCTCCAAGCTGAAGCGCTGGACCGTGGTCCGGGGCGAGCAGAAGAAAACCGCCTGA
- the rplX gene encoding 50S ribosomal protein L24 — MAAKIRKGDKVIVLSGRDKGRTGEVFEVRPAENKALVRGVNMVKRHQKQTQNQEGGIISKESPIHLSNIAYVGKDGKPTRVGFKIQADGKKVRIAKSSGAEIDG; from the coding sequence ATGGCTGCCAAGATCCGGAAAGGTGACAAGGTCATCGTGCTGAGCGGCCGCGACAAGGGCCGTACCGGCGAAGTATTCGAGGTCCGCCCCGCCGAGAACAAGGCGCTGGTGCGCGGCGTCAACATGGTGAAGCGTCACCAGAAGCAGACCCAGAACCAGGAAGGCGGCATCATCTCCAAGGAGTCGCCGATCCACCTGTCCAACATCGCCTATGTCGGCAAGGACGGAAAGCCGACCCGCGTGGGCTTCAAGATTCAGGCTGATGGCAAGAAGGTACGCATTGCCAAGAGCTCGGGAGCAGAGATCGATGGCTGA
- the rpsS gene encoding 30S ribosomal protein S19, with protein MVRSVWKGPFVEASLLKKADAARASGRHDVIKIWSRRSTILPQFVGLTFGVYNGQKHVPVSVNEEMVGHKFGEFSPTRTFHGHSGDKKAKKA; from the coding sequence ATGGTTCGTTCAGTCTGGAAAGGCCCGTTCGTCGAAGCCTCTCTGCTCAAGAAGGCAGATGCTGCGCGCGCGTCCGGCCGTCATGACGTCATCAAGATCTGGAGCCGCCGCTCGACCATCCTGCCGCAATTCGTCGGCCTGACGTTCGGCGTCTACAACGGCCAGAAGCACGTGCCGGTCTCGGTCAACGAGGAAATGGTGGGTCACAAGTTCGGCGAGTTCTCGCCGACCCGTACCTTCCATGGCCACTCTGGCGACAAGAAAGCCAAGAAGGCTTGA
- the rpmC gene encoding 50S ribosomal protein L29 has protein sequence MAPMKVEDIRAMSDDQREDAVLNLKKERFNLRFQRATGQLENTSRLREARRDIARIKTIAAQSRAKKK, from the coding sequence ATGGCCCCGATGAAAGTTGAAGACATCCGCGCGATGAGCGACGACCAGAGGGAGGACGCCGTCCTCAATCTGAAGAAGGAGCGTTTCAATTTGCGTTTCCAGCGCGCCACCGGGCAGCTGGAGAACACCTCGCGGCTGCGTGAAGCCCGCCGCGATATCGCCCGCATCAAGACCATCGCCGCGCAGTCGCGCGCGAAGAAGAAGTAA
- the rplV gene encoding 50S ribosomal protein L22, with product MSKPKRERSLADNEAKAVARMLRVSPQKLNLVAQLIRGRKASAALADLQFSRKRIAVDVKKCLESAIANAENNHDLEVDDLVVAEAHVGNGIVMKRFSPRGRGRSGRVYKPFSHLTIVVRQVEAEASA from the coding sequence ATGAGCAAACCAAAGCGCGAACGTAGCCTCGCGGACAACGAGGCCAAGGCTGTTGCCCGGATGCTGCGCGTCAGCCCGCAGAAGCTCAATCTTGTCGCGCAGTTGATCCGCGGCCGGAAGGCTTCGGCTGCGCTCGCCGACCTGCAGTTCTCGCGCAAGCGGATCGCGGTCGACGTCAAGAAGTGCCTGGAATCGGCGATTGCGAACGCCGAGAACAACCATGACCTCGAGGTCGACGATCTCGTCGTCGCCGAGGCCCATGTCGGCAACGGCATCGTCATGAAGCGTTTTTCGCCGCGCGGCCGTGGCCGTTCGGGGCGTGTGTATAAACCGTTCTCGCACCTGACCATCGTGGTTCGTCAGGTCGAGGCCGAGGCAAGCGCTTAA
- the rplP gene encoding 50S ribosomal protein L16, which produces MMQPKKTKFRKAHKGRIHGVATSGATLSFGQFGLKAMAPERITARQIEAARRALTRHMKRAGRVWIRVFPDLPVSKKPAEVRMGSGKGTPELWVARVKPGRVIFEIDGVNVQTAKEALTLAAAKLPIKTRFVARIAE; this is translated from the coding sequence ATGATGCAACCAAAGAAAACGAAGTTCCGGAAGGCGCATAAGGGCCGTATCCACGGCGTTGCGACTTCGGGTGCGACGTTGTCGTTCGGCCAGTTCGGCCTGAAGGCGATGGCGCCCGAGCGCATCACCGCCCGCCAGATCGAAGCCGCGCGCCGCGCGCTGACCCGTCACATGAAGCGCGCCGGCCGCGTCTGGATCCGCGTATTTCCCGACCTGCCGGTGTCGAAGAAGCCTGCCGAAGTCCGCATGGGCTCCGGCAAGGGCACGCCGGAACTGTGGGTGGCGCGGGTCAAGCCCGGCCGCGTGATTTTCGAGATCGACGGCGTCAACGTGCAGACCGCGAAGGAAGCGCTTACGCTGGCCGCCGCCAAGCTGCCGATCAAGACGCGCTTCGTCGCGCGCATTGCGGAGTAA
- the rplN gene encoding 50S ribosomal protein L14, translated as MIQMQTNLDVADNSGARRVMCIKVLGGSKRRYATVGDVIVVSIKEAIPRGKVKKGDVMKAVVVRVRKDIRRADGSVIRFDRNAAVLINNQSEPVGTRIFGPVPRELRAKNHMKIISLAPEVL; from the coding sequence ATGATTCAGATGCAGACCAACCTCGACGTGGCCGACAATTCAGGCGCACGCCGTGTCATGTGCATCAAGGTGCTGGGGGGCTCCAAGCGCCGCTATGCCACCGTGGGCGACGTTATCGTCGTGTCGATCAAGGAAGCCATCCCGCGCGGGAAGGTGAAGAAGGGCGACGTGATGAAGGCCGTCGTGGTGCGGGTCCGCAAGGACATCCGCCGCGCCGACGGCTCGGTCATCCGGTTCGACCGCAACGCCGCGGTGCTGATCAACAACCAGTCGGAGCCGGTCGGCACCCGTATCTTCGGGCCGGTGCCGCGCGAGCTGCGCGCCAAGAACCACATGAAAATCATCTCGCTTGCGCCGGAGGTGCTGTGA
- the rplE gene encoding 50S ribosomal protein L5 codes for MADTAYTPRLRAEYDKSIRGQLTEKFGYANVMQVPRLDKVVLNMGVGDAVNDRKKAETAAAELTQIAGQKAVVTYSRIAIATFKLRENQPIGCKVTLRKAKMYEFIDRLVNVALPRVRDFRGLNPKSFDGRGNYSLGLKEHIIFPEIDFDKVSEARGMDITVCTTAKTDDEARALLTAFNFPFRQ; via the coding sequence ATGGCTGATACCGCTTACACACCGCGCCTGCGCGCGGAGTATGACAAGAGCATTCGTGGCCAGCTGACCGAAAAGTTCGGCTACGCCAACGTCATGCAGGTGCCGCGGCTGGACAAGGTCGTGCTCAACATGGGCGTCGGCGATGCCGTCAATGATCGCAAGAAGGCCGAGACCGCGGCTGCCGAATTGACGCAGATCGCCGGCCAGAAGGCGGTCGTGACCTATTCGCGGATCGCGATCGCGACCTTCAAGCTGCGCGAGAACCAGCCGATCGGCTGCAAGGTCACGCTGCGCAAGGCCAAGATGTACGAGTTCATCGATCGCCTGGTGAACGTGGCGCTGCCGCGCGTGCGTGACTTCCGTGGCCTCAATCCGAAGAGCTTCGACGGCCGCGGCAACTACTCGCTCGGCCTCAAGGAGCACATCATTTTCCCCGAAATCGATTTCGACAAGGTTTCGGAAGCCCGCGGCATGGACATCACGGTCTGCACCACGGCCAAGACCGACGACGAGGCGCGTGCCTTGTTGACCGCATTCAATTTCCCGTTCCGGCAGTGA